Sequence from the Nitrosospira multiformis genome:
GAGATCGAGTGGGCGAAGGAGGATGCCCTGCCATTTCCGCTATGTATTTCCTCAAAAAAAGATGAAGCCCACGGTGGAGATATCGCCGAGGATGTCAGCCTCGCCAGGGGCAACATCATACTGGCTGATCATGGGCTGACAATTTTGGACGAAGAACTGGGATTCGTGGCGCTTCAGCGCCTGCGTTTGCCCTTGGCCTCCGGTCAGGATCGCTGTGCGAAACTGCCGCGTGAGTTCTTGCCGACACGTTTTCGGCCGGTATTGCAAGGAAAACCTCTGACGCATGCGGCAACGATTTTGAAAACAATTCGCGTTGATCGCCGGCCTGAAGCGCTGCGGTTACGCTTTGATCCGATGGGCCCAGCGAGCAATGCTTTCGTGTGGCGCACCGAAGACATATGGCCGGTAATTCGTCTCGAAAGCACACTGGAGGATGGCACGGCTCCCTTGACTTGGCTGCCGCGACGGGATTTGCTGAACAGTGATGGCCAGGCTTGTCACTTTGTGGTGGAAGTGGAGCACGACGGACGCGCCGTGCTGCGTTTTGGTGACGATGTTCATGGCAAGCGTCCAGACGGCGGCAGGAAATTTACAGCTACCTACCGTATCGGTAATGGTGTCGCTGGCGTTGTTGGGGCGGAGGCACTGGTGCACGTGATCAGTGACGATGCGAATATAGGCGGGGTGCGCAACCCGCTTTCATCCCGGGGTGCCAGCGAGCCGGAAACTGCGGAGCAGATACGCCGCCGCGCGCCGGAGGCTTTTCGCACCCAGCAACGCGCGGTTACCCCTGAAGACTATGCGAAGGTGACGCAAGATTATCCCGGTGTGCAACGGGCAGCAGCCACCCTTCGCTGGACAGGTAGCTGGCACACTGTTTTCAATACGGTTGACCGCATTGGCGGCCAGCTTCTTGATCGCGATTTTGAGCTGGCACTTGCCAGCCACGTTGAACCCTATCGCATGGCAGGCCATGATCTTGAATTCAACAACCCGGTATATGTGTCCCTGGAAATTGACATTACCATATGCGTAGAGGCGGGTTATTTCCGCAGCGCCGTTCGGGCGGCGATACTTCAGGTGCTCAGCAATCGTGAGTTGAGCGATGGCATGCGCGGAGTTTTTCATTCCGACCTGTCCAGTTTCGGGCAGACCGTTTTTTTGAGCCCAATCTATGCCGCGGTGCGTGGCGTGGCGGGGGTCGAATCAGTTGTAATAACGCGTTTTCAACGTCAGGGACAAAATGATATGCGTTATCTGCGCTTTGGCTATATGAAACTAGACCGCCTGGAAATTCCGCGCCTGGATAATGATCCTAATTACCCGGAACATGGCCTTCTACGGCTTTACATGCATGGCGGTAAATAGGTGAAACCAGATGAATGATAAATCCGAGGATTGCGATTGCTGTGCAGGCACAGACGCCGAAACGCCAAAGCGTCTTTACAATCGGCCAGGATTGTCGGAAATCGCTTATCGTACCGGCACGCATCACGAGTTCAAGGAGTCGATGCTGGCCCGGCTTTCGTCCGCTGATCTTCCGGCACTTGCCCAGTTAACGGCGCGCGATGATGCCGACTTCGGGATTGCTTTATGCGATGCCGCCGCCACCATGCTGGATGTGCTCAGCTTTTACCAGGAACGCATCGCCAACGAGAATTTTCTTCGCACGGCGGGTGAGCGGCGCTCCATCCTAGAACTGGCCAGGCTCATTGGTTACGAACTGGCGCCGGGTGTTGCGGCGTCCACCCATCTGGCGTTCACCTTGCAGGATGCTCCTGGATTGCCACGAGGTGTTGCCGAAACAGTGACGATTCCCATCGGTTCGCGTGTACAAAGCGTGCCTGGTCCGGATGAACAGCCGCAATCATTCGAAACAGTGGAGGCCATCCAGGCACGGCCCGAATGGAATGTATTCAAGGCAAAAATGCGCGAAATGAAAGCGCTGGGGTTGGGTACAGAGGTCATTTACCTCCATGGTATTGCCACGCAGCTCAAGGCTGGGGATGCACTGTTGTTCGTTAGTTCCGAGCGGGAGAACGATACTGGGAGCGAGAACTGGAATTTTCGCCGTATCCAACGCGTGGTACTCGATAGTATTGCAAATTGCACTGTTGTCGCTTTGGAACGTGAACTGGACATGAATCCATCGGGCACGTCAGCCAGTAAGCCCAAGGTTTATGCTTTGCGCCTTCGCGCTTCGCTGTTTGGTCATAATGCACCTGACTGGCGTGTTATGGGCGAGGGTGTAAAGAGAGGTTATCTGGGGCTAGGGCCAACCTCTGATATCACCGATATGCAATGGCCCGGTTTCACAATTGCCGACATCTCCGACCCGCCGTCCGGCACCGCTACGGGCACCGGTCTATACGGTGAATATTTCGATACCCAGAATCTGACTAAGCGCAAACTTGTGCGCCTCGACGCCACAGTGAATTTCGACTGGGGGGAAGGCTCGCCTGATTCCGTAATCGCTAGTAATACTTTCTCAGCGCGCTGGACAGGTTGGGTGCACGCTCCATCGACCGGTATGTATACGTTTTATACTTATTCCGACGACGGTGTCCGGTTGTGGGTGAACGGTCAGTTACTCATCGACGATTGGAATGTCCGCGCTCCCATTGAACGCAGCGGTCAGATCCGGCTCACAGCCGAAAAAAAATACGATGTTAAACTGGAATTCTTTGAGAATCAAGGCGGTGCGGTCATGAAGCTGTCATGGCGGCCGCCACGCCCACTCAGCAAAGAAGTCATTCCACAAAACCGACTCTATCCCCGAAATATTCATACTTTACACCTTGATAGTATTTACACACAGATTCTGCCCAATAGTTGGCTGCTACTCTCCACGCCGGAAGATCAAGAATTGTATCGGATAGAAACTATAGCTGAGGATTCCCGCGCCGCTTTTACCCTGACAGGCAAGACCACGCGCCTAGTTCTCCAGGGCGAAAATCTGCGAGAACTCTTCAATGAGCGGCTACGGGAAACCGCGGTATTTGCGCACAGTGACGAACTTATACTGGCGGAATTTCCCATCATCACTGATATTTCGGGAAACTCTCTGCACACTGACCGCATGGTAAAAGACCTCATGCCTGGGCGCATACTGATACTCAGCGGTACGACTACCGCAGGTGTTGAAGCCAGCGAGGTGTTGACGCTCCTGAAAGCCGAACTGGACAGTGGCACCAGCAATCTGTTTTTTACTACGTCGCTGCAAAATAATTACAAACGCGCCACGATCAAGCTCTACGCGAATGTGGCAAGCGCCACGCATGGGGAAATAGTGAGCGAGCCTGTGGGGAGCGGCAATGCGGCCCGCGCGAATCAATCTTTTACGTTGCGGCAGTCGCCGCTGACTCATGTCAGCGCCGCAACCGCCAGCGGCCGAGCCTCGACACTGGAACTGCGGGTTAACGATTTGCTCTGGCGTGAAGTCCCGTCTTTATTCGGCCGGGCAGCTGCCGATTCTGTCTACGCGTTGACTACCGATGATGCTGGGCGCACGAGTGTGGCGTTTGGTGACGGTATTGAGGGTGCGCGTTTGCCTTCGGGACAAGACAATATTCGCGCGCGGTACCGCAAGGGTATTGGCGTCGCCGGCAATGTTTCGGCCGGTAAGCTGAGCAATCTGTTGAGCCGCCCTTACAGCGTAAACGAGGTCATCAATCCGCTGACGGCCAGCGGCGGGCAGGATGCCGAAAGCGGTGATGCCGCGCGCGCAAATGCGCCGCGCACGGTGTTGACACTTGATCGCGCGGTTTCGATTCAGGATTACGAAGACTTTGCGCGCAGCTTCGCGGGAATCGCTAAGGCTCACGCCACGTGGATCGCGGCAGGTCCTGGAAGAGGTGTGTTTATTACAGTGTCGGGCGAGCAAGGCGCGTCCGTACTTGAGGACAGCAGGACTTTTCGAAACTTGCTGGCGGCGTTGCGTCAGTATGGGGATGTGCTATTGCCGCTGCGGCTGAGCAGCTACCGCCCTGCGGCATTCAGGTTGCGTGCGGCCGTCAAGGTAGCTGCAGATGCTCAGGTTGATTTGGTGCTGACCCAGGTCAAGACTGCTTTACAGACTGAATTTGGATTCGACAAGAGGTGCTTTGGTCAGATGGTTTCGATCGACGAGGTGATGGCAGTGCTGCATGGTGTGGCTGGGTTGGAGGCAGTCAACGTGCTGCGCCTCTACCGTTTCGATGAAGGTGCGATGCCGCGCCTTGAGCCTCGGCTTTTCGCTCGCTTGCCGGAAGCTTCGTTAATATCTCTGCCGCGACCTGCGGAATTGTTACTGCTCGATGCAGGATCACTTATTGTAGAGCAGATGCCATGAATAGTTTCGATGCGGAGAAGCTTTACCATCTGCTGCCCTCCATTCATCGTATCCGAGATGAGGAACAAGGCGGGCCGCTCAAGGCGCTGCTTACAGTGATAGCGGAGCAGGTCAAGGTGATGGAAGAGAATATCGAGCAGCTTTATGATGATCAGTTCGTCGAAACCTGTGCCGATTGGGTTGTCCCTTATATTGGAGACCTGATAGGTTATCGCGTGCTCCATGGTGCCACGGAGCGGATAAGCAGTCCCCGTGCGGAAGTTGCTCATACTATTGCGTTACGCCGCCGCAAAGGTACAGCCTCAGTACTGGAGCAGCTGGCACGTGACGTAACCGGGTGGAACGCACGCGCGGTAGAATTTTTTCAGACGCTTGCCACCACGCAGCACATGAACCACATACGTCTCAATAACCATTACGCTCCCGAGTTGCGCAAATGGGAATCGCTCGAATATGTTGGCACCGCTTTTGACACCATCGCGCATACGGTGGATGTTAGGCGAATCGCCTCGGGACGAGGCCGTTACAATATTCCCAACGTCGGGCTATTTCTGTGGCCTATTGAATCACATTCGCTCACGCGCTCGACAGCTGTGAAAGTAGATGGCAGGCGCTGGCGCATCAGTCCGCTCAATCACGATATGCCTTTGTACAACCGGCCGGAAGCGGAAACACACATCACCCACTTGGCCGAACACGTAAACGTGCCGATGCCCCTCTCGCGTCGAGTTTTGCATGAGGACGTGCGTCCCGTCTCCCAGTATTATGGCGAGGGACTTAGCCTTGCGTTGTATGTAGACGACACGATGCAACCGGTAACCAATATAAAAATTTGCAACCTCAGCGGTGATGACGCGAACTGGGCGCATCTGCCGGAAGAGGAGAAATATGCAATCGACCCTGTTCTGGGCCGTGTGGCATTGCCGGAAGGTGTGCCCGCCACAAAGGTTGAGGTTACGCATCACTACGGTTTTGGCGCACGGATAGGCGGGGGCGAGTATGAGCGCGGGCAAAGCTTTGCTGCTTCCGTGGATCAAATCGTTTCGAACGCGCCAGGCCATCACCCCACGATTACAGCCGCTCTTGCCGCGCTCGCCGGCAATGGGGTAGTTGAAATCCAGGATAACGGACGATATGAGGAAGCGCTGAGCGTTCAGGTGCTAGCCGGTAAACGTATCGAGCTTCGTGCCAAGAATGAATGCCGCCCCAGCTTGGTGCTGACGGATGAAATGACCGTGACTGGCGGGGTGGATAGCGAGTTCGTCCTCAATGGATTGCTGGTGAGCGGAAAGAAATTGCGTGTACCGGCAACTGCTGGGAACCGGTTACGGCACTTGCGTATTGCCCACACGACGCTGGTGCCGGGCTTGGCACTGACGCCTGAGGGAAATCCCGTTCATCGCAATGAGCCGAGCCTGGTAGTTGAAACTGCCAATACCGAGGTCAATATCGAGCGAGCCATTATCGGTGGTTTACGCTCTGGCGCTGATGTGAAGCTGGCGCTTGTTGACAGTATTCTGGATGCAACACATGTCGACGGTATAGCAAGCGCTGGTCTTGATGATATACAGGAGGGAGGCAGCCTATCCATGTATGGGTGCACCAGCATCGGGAAGCTGCACGCAACTGCGATGCCCTTCATCTCGAACAGTGTATTGCTTGCTACGCCGGCTCAAGGCGATACCTGGGTGGCACCTGTGCAGGTTAAACAAAGACAGACTGGTTGCATCCGCTTCAGCTGGTTGCCTCGTGACGCACGAGTGCCGCGCCGTTACCGCTGCCAACCGGATGCAGGATCAATGGCCGCGCCTCGCATACTCTCTTTGCGTTATGGCACTCCTTTCTACTGCTGGCTGTCCGCAACCACCGCCAATGCGATTCGGCGGGGAGCGGAAGACGAGGGCGAAATGGGAGCGTATCACCATTTGCATGCACCCCAACGCGAAATCAATTTACGTGTCAGGCTCGACGAATATCTGCGCGCCGGCCTTGAGGCAGGAATTTTTTATGAGATATAAGGGGACACAACCATGACGTTCGATTCCAGCCGATTCACGTTTGATGCCTGGCGGGATTTCCTTGGTGTAGTCATGCAGCAGGGTCGGGTGCAGCTTGATTCCGACTGGAACGAGCTTGTCGTCCAATTTCTCCGCCGGATGCAGGCCGGGTCACTTGATACCATGGGGCCTGCTATTGTGCCACGCGAGACACCCGAAGGTTTTCTCATCAGTGTAGTTGGCGGCACATTGAAAATTGGTGTCGGTCGCATGTACGTTGATGGACTGCTGGCGGAAAACCATGGCGGTGGAGCAAAAACCTGGGATCCAAGGTTGACTGAACTGAAAGGGGGGGCAGTCGACTATACCGCGCAGCCTTATTATCCAGAACCGCTAGCATTGCCGCCCGCAGGCTCGGCTTACCTCGTTTATCTCGACGTATGGCAGCGGGAGGTCACATACCTGCAATACCCCGAGCTTGTCGAGAAGGCGGTGGGAATCGATACAACCGGTAGGTTGCAAACGGTCTGGCAGGTCAGGATATTGCACCAGATCGGGGATGGCGTGACCTGCTCATCAGTTACCTCATTAGAGAGATGGAAGACTCTTACCCAATCTTCTAGTGCGCGCTTGTCCACCAGCACGGGTGGAGTGCCCGGTACTCCTGACCCTTGCCAGATTCCACCCTCCGGGGGATACAAAGGGTTGGAGAATCAGCTCTACCGGGTCGAAATTCATCAGGGTGACCAGCCGGGACCTATACTCGCCCATGGTCCGACAACTTTCAAATGGTCGCGTGATAACGCTACTGTAGCGAGCCGGATTAGTCATATAAATCCTGGATACGAAAGTATTGTCGTAGAGAGCATAGGACGCGATGAAGTGTTGCGTTTTTCCGATGGTGACTGGATTGAAATTACCGATGATGTACGTGAGTTGCAAGGCTATTCTGGGGTGATGTGCCGAATCAGGATTGGCGGTGGGGTGGATGCTGCCACGAATACCATTGTACTAACGAAACCTTTGCCAGAAGGTACGTTTCCCTCCAGCGAGGAGCCGATTGACCCATCACGCAACACTCGTGTACGGCGTTGGGATCACAAGGGGCGGATTTTACGAGCGGACGGGACCGTTTATTTTGATCTTGATTCACCCGATAGCGGAGGAGAGGTCTCCGAAGGCGTAATTCCAGTGCCGGATCAGCATACGTCTTTATTTCTGGAGAATGGTATTCTCGTTCGTTTTGGTTCGGCTTCAGAAGGAGGAATTTCTCATACCGGCGACTACTGGAATTTTGCCGCGCGGACGATTGATGCTTCTATAGAAATTCTTAACGAAGCGCCTCCGCTTGGCATACACCACCATTATGCACGCTTGGCAATAGTTACTTTCCCCCCCGCTGCTTCTCTCCCGATTGTCTCCGATTGCCGCGTGCTATGGCCGCCCGAATTCGAGGCGGAAGGTGATTGTGCATGTGATCAATGCGTGAAACCTGGAATTGATACGTTGCAAAAGGCTATTGATACCCTGGCGAAAACCGGTGGTGTCATCTGTCTTGCCGCAGGCATCTACTACCTTACTAACCCGCTGAGCATCACGAAGATCAGGTCGCTGCGTATTCGGGGGAAAGGTTGGCGTACATTACTGATAGCCAGCCATGACTTAACCGCAGTTGCTCAGGTTAAAGACAGTCAAAATATCGTGATCGAGAATCTTGCAATTATAGGGGCGGGATTAGGCAATAAGCCGATCAATTTAATTAATGTGCGCAATACTTCAGGTTTGGAGCTGGATCACCTTAATTTGTTCGCAATGCCACCTGACAATATCCCCGGTGTTCCTGTGTCCACTACGGGCGTATCCCTCAGCGGGTACATACTGGGATTTCGGATGCGCGAATGCTCAGTAATGGCGGAAGTGGGAATAGGAAGCGACGTGAAGCAAGGGATGTCATTCGTGAGCGCGCTGGCTGTGACTGACAACCTGTTTGTTTGCAGTCGCATTGGTATCGGTTTGTCTTCCGAATTTTTCCATCACAGCGAAACGCGAATCGCACATAACCGCGTATTTGGCACAGAGCAAGTTGGTATTCAGATTCTCGGCGCAGCATTGCCCGGTTCCAGTTGTTTGGTCGAAGCCAATGTATTGCATCTACTTTACCCGTCTGGGAACGCTATCGTGGTTGGCGTTGACGGCCTGCGCATTGTGGGGAATGAGATTTTGGGCCCAGATAAGGATGTGGAAGGGAGTGGTGTGAACGGAGTGGTGCTCGAACCTGGATTGGACCCGCGAGGTATCGGCCACTGCTGGATTACCGGCAACCGGATTGCCAACATGCACGGGTCAGGCATTGCCATCCGCACATTCGTTGGCTCGGCCATGATCAAACAGAACGTTATTGAGCGTACAGGATGTGGCATCGCTTTCACCGATGCGGGCAGCGCAGGGCATCTGAGCATTGAGAACAATCATCTGTTAGAAATTGCTGCCGATGCTGAATCCGGCAGGCCCGTGGTCGCAATCCAGGTGCTGGCTACGCTCCACACCGACATCACGGATAACATTGTCAACGGCTTTGCGGTCAATCAGACGAAGGCGCGAAATGGGGCTGCCATCCTGGTTATTGGCGGTGGCGATATTCGCATTAGGGGAAATCATCTATCCGATCTAGGACCGCGAGAAAAGAACACCTACTATATTACTAGTATAGAGCTGGTAATACCATTCAAGTCAGTTTCCGTTGAGGACAACACGATCATTCGTAGGGAGGGGGGGACTGTCCAATCCTCGAAGTGGCAGGCGATTCGCATCGTACCGCCTACGGCTGGAAGTACGCAGGTACATACAGATATCATGATACTTCCCCGAGGAGAGAATGCTTTTTTTCTACTGACAGGCAGCCGATTATTTCAGGTGGAGCTAACGTCGGATCTTGACGCTCCCGTTACAATTAGCGGGAATAAGATTGTGGTTCAAAATAGCGAAATGCCGATTGTACAAGTGGAAGGTGACATTAGCATTTTATTTAGTGGAAATAATTGCATGGCTTGGGCGGCAGAGAGTATTTGGGGGTCAGAATTAGCTACCATCATGATAAAGGTCGCGCGAAGTTCGAGCGCTGTCATAATCAGCCAAAATCAGATTCGTTCGTCTAAACTTAATTCCGTTATTGTTTCCGGCCCCAGCCCTCAGGATATCCCGAATTTTACGGTAATGGGCAACATTACGGATGGAATTAAAATCGGTAGCGACCGTCTGGGTGAGCCATGGAAGCAATTGAATATCATCAGAGGATAAAACGGAATCTTAACTATGCACATTACCGCTGTCACAACTGAAAAGAATCTGGATGAGCTGCTTCGCAAGCTTAACATTAATCTGAATCCTGCTGAACTCGTTCGTATTCGCGATGCGACGCTTGAGATTAATCCACATCTGCGCACCGAGGGAAATTTCAAGCCGGGTACGGTAATCATGTTGCCCAATCTGGAGCAACTTGACCTAAACGCTTTGACCAATCAGAACGATGTGAACACATCATCGAATAGTATTGAATTGATTATAAATGGAATAAAGACACACGGTAGGCTATTGATAGACGAATTAAGGTTGAATAGCAAAAAGATTGATAAGTCGGCTAAGCTGCTTAGATCACTGAAGAAACAATCCAGGAGTACGGAGTCGACGGAAGCAGCGGTTTTGGCGGAAAAATTTGAAAGCACCCTTGAGGCTGAGCGTGCGGCAAATGAAGAGGCACTGAACAGCTTACCTAGAGAAATAGCTGTTCTCCAAAGTGATTTGTCAGTACTGCTTAAGAACTTGGATTAGGATTTGTACGCCTTCGTGCAGTAGAAAAATTATCGTAGAATGGATGCCTATAAATAGCGAATGGATTAAAACAATGATGTCGAAGTATCAAATTAATGGAGATGGACATGGTCGAAATTCAACTGATTGAAAAACAGATTGAAGGTCTTGATGACTAGGCTTTCGCCGCGCTTGTGGCTTGGTTTGCCGATTACGAAAATAGCCGATGGGATCGGCAAATTGAGGTGGACCCGCATTTCGGAAAATTCGATACTTTCATCGAAGAAGGACTGGCTGAATACCGGAAGGGATAAACGGCTCCGCTTTAGATGTCTTGAAGCATTTCACATCAACCTGTTTCTGGCATTGCTTTCAACAATTGTCTACAGCGATTCGTGAGCGTCTCAATAATAACTTACTGTTTCTACATCAGAATCATTCTCACCCACCCCGCAACTTCAAAAGACTGGAGAAGTTTGGTCCACCAGAGTTGGTGCGTACTATCGTGTTGCCATAGAAACGGATGACGTACTTATCTGGTTCTGGATTGGTAGTCATGCGGAATATGACAAATTACTTTCTTGAGAATGGCTAAACCAAAGTCCATTTATTCCTGTACGGAGTGCGGCGGCCAAACCCCAAAATGGCAGGGTCAATGCCCGCATTGTCAAGCATGGAATACGCTGGTCGAGGCCATCGCCGAGAAAACGGTGTCGCGCTTTACGCCCGTATCTGGAACGAGCGAGGTGCAGAATCTGAGCGAAGTGGAGGCGGGCGAAGAGCCACGTTATTCCACGGGGGTGGTTGAGTTCGACCGGGTGCTGGGCGGTGGTCTGGTGCATGGCGGTGTGGTGTTGCTGGGCGGCGATCCCGGCATCGGCAAGTCCACGCTGTTGCTGCAAGCGCTGTGTCATATGTCTGCTGCGCGCAATGTACTGTATGTGAGCGGCGAGGAGTCAGCGCGACAGGTGGCTCTGCGGGCAAAACGTCTAGCACTGGATGCAAAGGCGGTGCATTTACTGGCAGAAATCCGGCTGGAGAGGATTCAGGCGGTGCTGGCTGAACGCAAGCCAGACATAGCGGTTATCGACTCGATCCAGACAATATATTCTGACGCGCTGCAATCCGCGCCCGGTTCGGTCGCACAGGTGCGCGAGTGCGCCGCCCAATTGACTCGGCTGGCCAAGTCCAGCGGCACGTGCATTATTCTGGTGGGTCATGTGACCAAGGAAGGCGCGCTGGCCGGGCCGCGTGTACTGGAGCACATGGTGGATACGGTGCTCTATTTCGAAGGTGATACCCACTCCAGTTTTCGTCTGATCCGCGCTTTCAAGAACCGCTTTGGCGCGGTGAATGAATTGGGCGTGTTTGCCATGAGCGAAAAAGGTTTGCGTGAAGTGAGCAATCCTTCGGCGCTATTTCTTTCTCATCATGGCGGGCAGGTGCCGGGTTCCTGCGTCATGGTGACCCAGGAAGGCACGCGTCCGCTACTGGTGGAAATACAGGCGCTGGTGGATGAGGCGCACGCGCCCAATCCAAGGCGGCTAAGCGTGGGGCTGGAGCAGAACCGGCTGGCGATGCTGCTGGCGGTGCTGCACCGCCATGCGGGAATTCCCTGTTTCGATCAGGATGTATTCGTCAATGCGGTCGGTGGCGTGAAAATTACTGAACCAGGCGCGGATCTGGCGGTTTTGCTCGCTATTGTTTCCTCGCTCAAGAACAAGCCGCTGCCAGAAAAAATGGTGGTATTCGGTGAAGTCGGGCTGGCGGGAGAAGTGCGCCCTGTTCAGCGCGGCCAGGAACGGTTGAAAGAAGCTGCCAAGCTGGGCTTTACGCAAGCCATTATCCCAAAGGCCAATAAGCCGAAACAGGCGATTTCGGGTATTGAGATTATTGCGGTGGAACGAGTGGAAGAGGCGGTTGCAAAGATGCGTTGACAATCCGCAGTTTGCGAGTTTTCGCTTTTTGGCTCGCCTGTTTACCCAGTTTCGTTCATTATGTCGCTGCCTGTGTAAAGTACATGTGACTCATGCGAAACCCAAGAATACAACCAAAGCGCGATTGACAGCCAGCATGGCTTCATTGTCCAGCCGCCCTATAGTAATCCCTATCTTTTCGCGGTGAACGGTTTGTACTTTGTCCACCATGATCTGGGATGGCTTTAGCAGACCGTTATTCGCGTCCGGTTGTACTGGTATACGGAACAAGGGTGCCTCCCGAATTACGCTCGTTACGGGTAATAGGGTAACGGAAGGATGTTCGTCGAACAGATCCGACTGGATGATGAGTGCTGGACGCGGCTTGCCGTAGTCGCCTTTTAGCGCGATTGTGACCAGATCGCCTCGCCTCATTCCCATTCATCCGTATCAGCGGCAGCGGACAGCCATGCCAAGATATCCTGCTCATGCGAATCGTCGCGTAGCTGGCGAGACTGACGGCGGCATTCTTCCGCGAAGCCGGGGCGCCGGGTGTCTGGCACCCAAATCTGTATCGGGCGCAGTCCGCAAGCTCGTAATCCAGCCCGATGCTTTTGCACGCGGCCTGAAATACTTGTTCTCATATCACTCCTTTATTATCATGTTACATGCAACTTATTCTAGGCTATGATGCCGTTACATGCAACACAGCAATTGGTGTAATAGTCTAATATGGGTAATAGGCACAGGTTGTGGATATTGGGCATTCTTTCGGCAGGTACGTTGCTGGTCGCCGTGATTGTTCCGCCGATTCCGCAGCCCATGGGATATCATCAGTTTGCAGACCGGCGTATTTATTTCGATATTCCGAATTTTTTCAATGTTGCTTCCAACGTTATCTTTCTACTCATCGGGGTAGCAGGTCTGGTGTTTCTACTGTGCTTGCGCGGAGCGATGGCTTCGGAAGCATTTGCCGATCGGTCCGAACGCTGGCCTTACTTGGTTTTCTTCCTGAGCGTGGCGATGGCATGCATTGGATCAATCTATTATCATCTCGCTCCGGGCAATGACCGGCTGGTTTGGGACCGGTTGCCTATAGCGGTAGGCATCATGGCATTGCTTACCGCAACGCTCAACGAGCGCGTCGGTCCAAGAATGGGTGTGCCGCTGCTGCCTGTTCTGATTGCGATTGGAGCCGGAAGTGTGATGCACTGGCATTGGAGCGAGCAGCGGGGTGCCGGCAATCTGAACTTTTATATTGTTGTGCAGTTCTATTCATTGCTGGTCATTATTCTGCTCGGCATTTTCTTCCCGTCGCGATATACCCGGGGAGCCGATATATACATGGCGCTTGCATTGTATGGCTGCGCCAAACTGGCGGAAGCGGGGGATCGCGAAATCTATGATCTCGGGCAGGTGGTAAGCGGCCATACGATAAAGCATTTGCTTGCCGCGCTGGCTATTTACTGGATATTGCGTATGCTGACAAAACGCAGGCCATTGCCGGAAAGAATGGGGA
This genomic interval carries:
- a CDS encoding putative baseplate assembly protein; its protein translation is MNDKSEDCDCCAGTDAETPKRLYNRPGLSEIAYRTGTHHEFKESMLARLSSADLPALAQLTARDDADFGIALCDAAATMLDVLSFYQERIANENFLRTAGERRSILELARLIGYELAPGVAASTHLAFTLQDAPGLPRGVAETVTIPIGSRVQSVPGPDEQPQSFETVEAIQARPEWNVFKAKMREMKALGLGTEVIYLHGIATQLKAGDALLFVSSERENDTGSENWNFRRIQRVVLDSIANCTVVALERELDMNPSGTSASKPKVYALRLRASLFGHNAPDWRVMGEGVKRGYLGLGPTSDITDMQWPGFTIADISDPPSGTATGTGLYGEYFDTQNLTKRKLVRLDATVNFDWGEGSPDSVIASNTFSARWTGWVHAPSTGMYTFYTYSDDGVRLWVNGQLLIDDWNVRAPIERSGQIRLTAEKKYDVKLEFFENQGGAVMKLSWRPPRPLSKEVIPQNRLYPRNIHTLHLDSIYTQILPNSWLLLSTPEDQELYRIETIAEDSRAAFTLTGKTTRLVLQGENLRELFNERLRETAVFAHSDELILAEFPIITDISGNSLHTDRMVKDLMPGRILILSGTTTAGVEASEVLTLLKAELDSGTSNLFFTTSLQNNYKRATIKLYANVASATHGEIVSEPVGSGNAARANQSFTLRQSPLTHVSAATASGRASTLELRVNDLLWREVPSLFGRAAADSVYALTTDDAGRTSVAFGDGIEGARLPSGQDNIRARYRKGIGVAGNVSAGKLSNLLSRPYSVNEVINPLTASGGQDAESGDAARANAPRTVLTLDRAVSIQDYEDFARSFAGIAKAHATWIAAGPGRGVFITVSGEQGASVLEDSRTFRNLLAALRQYGDVLLPLRLSSYRPAAFRLRAAVKVAADAQVDLVLTQVKTALQTEFGFDKRCFGQMVSIDEVMAVLHGVAGLEAVNVLRLYRFDEGAMPRLEPRLFARLPEASLISLPRPAELLLLDAGSLIVEQMP
- a CDS encoding putative baseplate assembly protein; the protein is MTRYTCCDEFRRNAVRDHEELNGIDYLEVLDTDAPRGSPRQRTLLLRFLKPVPSTLGKDSLRIEGGERVRNISIEWARAADNPPETIPEEHQFFIALPYASHVLLIRTDRHGDHSLYRLLLQRSTTDQRPPQGFDPRLAAITFSFKVECPSDFDCKPQQDCPEPAVSSPDINYLAKDYASFRRLLLDRLSLLMPGWRERSTADLGVMLMEMMAYVGDHLSYWQDAVATEAYLGTARRRTSLRRHALLVDYSLHEGSNARVWLQLRLAHGVSQATVSLNGMRFLSRLANMPARIVPYSRNYEQALAASPVVFEPLDPDGQLELGMASQVTLYSTHDEIHFYTWGDKRCCLPKGSTSATLSGHFKTLTAGQVLIFEEVKDPVTGEEGDADPSHRHVVRLTLVRYNGEDGIGDGATPLRNALTDPLTEEEITEIEWAKEDALPFPLCISSKKDEAHGGDIAEDVSLARGNIILADHGLTILDEELGFVALQRLRLPLASGQDRCAKLPREFLPTRFRPVLQGKPLTHAATILKTIRVDRRPEALRLRFDPMGPASNAFVWRTEDIWPVIRLESTLEDGTAPLTWLPRRDLLNSDGQACHFVVEVEHDGRAVLRFGDDVHGKRPDGGRKFTATYRIGNGVAGVVGAEALVHVISDDANIGGVRNPLSSRGASEPETAEQIRRRAPEAFRTQQRAVTPEDYAKVTQDYPGVQRAAATLRWTGSWHTVFNTVDRIGGQLLDRDFELALASHVEPYRMAGHDLEFNNPVYVSLEIDITICVEAGYFRSAVRAAILQVLSNRELSDGMRGVFHSDLSSFGQTVFLSPIYAAVRGVAGVESVVITRFQRQGQNDMRYLRFGYMKLDRLEIPRLDNDPNYPEHGLLRLYMHGGK